One window from the genome of Cryobacterium sp. GrIS_2_6 encodes:
- a CDS encoding ATP-binding protein: MDRARNPYTPNAGAPPRFLAGRAQETEDFRVLLRRLANGYSEQSVIVTGLRGVGKTVLLGQYERIAEDENWVPVVAEVSKNTPFGPQIANLSRRALFQVSPKARWGERAAQAAAVIKSFSLSVRADGAMTAGLDVEPAWGTADTGSLNDDLADVFQAIGEAAAEKKRGVVFLFDEIQFLAKAELEALIGAVHRTVQRQLPVTFAGAGLPGLPGLAGNAKSYAERFFKFSSIGQLPREAAVQAIVEPAKGEGVTYQPEAIDFILAYTEGYPYFIQEFGRAAWNTADGPVITLVDAEDALSQVESELDGSFFQARVQRTTPDELTYMRAMAELGGVEHKAADVAAVLHKTSEQLGPIRSRLIAKGLLYTSRFGYAKFTVPQFDRFMRRHMTLDSESTA; the protein is encoded by the coding sequence ATGGATCGGGCACGAAACCCGTACACGCCGAACGCGGGCGCGCCTCCGCGTTTCCTCGCCGGACGTGCCCAGGAGACGGAAGACTTCCGGGTGCTCCTTCGGCGTCTGGCTAATGGATATTCCGAGCAATCAGTGATTGTTACTGGTCTGCGTGGAGTGGGGAAGACGGTGCTGCTGGGGCAATACGAGCGCATTGCCGAGGATGAGAACTGGGTCCCCGTGGTGGCTGAAGTGTCGAAGAACACCCCCTTCGGACCCCAAATCGCCAACCTGTCCCGGCGCGCGCTTTTTCAGGTGTCGCCCAAGGCGCGGTGGGGGGAGAGAGCTGCCCAGGCGGCCGCCGTGATCAAATCCTTCTCCTTGAGCGTGCGAGCAGACGGCGCCATGACGGCGGGTCTTGATGTGGAGCCCGCTTGGGGGACCGCTGATACCGGATCGCTCAACGATGACCTCGCCGACGTCTTCCAAGCCATCGGGGAAGCGGCGGCGGAGAAGAAGCGGGGCGTCGTCTTCCTCTTTGACGAGATCCAATTCTTGGCCAAAGCAGAGTTAGAAGCGCTGATTGGGGCTGTCCACCGGACCGTCCAACGACAGCTCCCGGTTACCTTCGCCGGTGCCGGCCTACCAGGCCTTCCGGGGCTTGCGGGAAATGCGAAATCTTACGCTGAGCGATTCTTCAAATTTTCGTCGATTGGCCAGCTGCCGCGCGAGGCGGCCGTGCAGGCCATCGTTGAGCCGGCCAAAGGGGAGGGCGTCACCTACCAGCCGGAAGCAATCGATTTCATCCTCGCGTATACGGAGGGATACCCGTACTTCATTCAGGAGTTCGGCCGTGCAGCCTGGAACACCGCTGACGGGCCAGTGATTACCCTCGTCGACGCAGAAGACGCGTTGAGCCAAGTCGAATCAGAGCTCGACGGTAGTTTCTTCCAAGCGAGGGTGCAACGAACTACTCCGGACGAGCTGACGTACATGCGGGCAATGGCCGAACTCGGCGGCGTTGAACACAAAGCCGCCGACGTTGCGGCGGTCCTCCACAAGACCTCTGAGCAGCTCGGCCCGATACGATCCCGACTGATTGCCAAAGGGCTGTTGTATACGTCTCGCTTCGGGTACGCGAAGTTCACGGTTCCACAATTCGACCGGTTCATGCGCCGGCACATGACACTCGACAGTGAATCAACTGCCTAA
- a CDS encoding recombinase family protein, producing the protein MTGQRVGYVRVSTLDQNTVRQLDGVNVDRVFEDKASGKDLNRPELEELIKFVRDGDTVLVHSMDRLARNLEDLRSIVRRLTEKKVRVEFMKEQLSFTGEDNAMANLLLNVMGAFAEFERSLILERQREGIALAKKRGVYRGRSPSLDAARAAELREKVAAGVPKAVLARQYGISRETVYAYLRAEAGTTLR; encoded by the coding sequence ATGACGGGTCAACGAGTTGGATATGTGCGAGTTAGTACCCTCGATCAGAACACCGTCCGTCAACTGGATGGTGTTAACGTCGACCGTGTGTTCGAGGACAAGGCGTCGGGGAAAGATCTAAACCGGCCTGAGTTGGAGGAGCTGATCAAGTTCGTCCGGGATGGCGATACTGTTCTCGTTCACTCGATGGACCGCCTTGCCCGCAATTTGGAGGATCTCCGCTCGATCGTGCGCCGGCTCACGGAGAAGAAGGTCCGGGTCGAGTTCATGAAAGAGCAGCTCTCCTTTACCGGTGAGGACAATGCGATGGCGAACTTGCTCCTGAACGTGATGGGGGCCTTTGCTGAGTTCGAGCGTTCCCTGATCCTTGAACGTCAACGTGAGGGTATTGCCCTGGCGAAGAAGCGTGGAGTGTACCGCGGGCGCTCCCCATCGTTGGATGCGGCTCGGGCAGCGGAGCTGCGAGAGAAAGTCGCCGCTGGTGTGCCGAAAGCAGTACTCGCTCGCCAATACGGGATTAGCCGCGAAACCGTCTACGCGTATCTCCGCGCGGAGGCCGGGACAACTCTTCGCTAA
- a CDS encoding HU family DNA-binding protein, whose amino-acid sequence MADKSLNKTELVAKVAADSGQSQVAVDSVLNAFFAALAETVASDGKVTIPGWLGVERTATAARTGRNPQTGEEIAIAAGHRVKLTAGSKLKAAAK is encoded by the coding sequence ATGGCTGACAAGTCGCTGAACAAGACCGAGCTCGTTGCCAAGGTTGCCGCAGACTCTGGCCAGAGCCAGGTTGCCGTCGACAGCGTGCTCAACGCTTTCTTTGCCGCACTCGCAGAAACCGTCGCGAGCGACGGCAAGGTCACCATCCCGGGCTGGCTCGGCGTCGAGCGCACCGCCACCGCGGCGCGCACCGGCCGCAACCCGCAGACCGGCGAAGAAATCGCCATCGCAGCAGGCCACCGCGTCAAGCTGACCGCCGGCAGCAAGCTGAAGGCCGCCGCCAAGTAA
- a CDS encoding IS110 family transposase has protein sequence MTNDDISVIAGIDTHADTHHVAIITNYGKHLADKKFLAVGSGYREIAEYITRYGPVIAVGVEGTGSYGAELTRVLIHEGFEVKEVNRPNRQARRIHGKSDPLDAYQAAESVLAQRGTSTPKARDGNVEALRVLRTARTSAMKARTAVLAQISAVLTSAPESIRAKYRGKTSESRAKSMATSRPTGDITDPLVATAVTLKRMAARHAYLTTEIDDCDAELARIIAEHAPALTLIKGVGTAVASQLLVTIGDNPERLTTEAQFAALAGVAPIPASSGKTTRHRLSRGGDRAANSAIHRIVLVRMAKDQRTQNYVVKRTSEGKGKKEIMRCLKRYVAREIYRVLQNPRPGLLTNDLRPRRLALHLTQTAVALELSAWPKAISRIERGATQDRVLSERYRTWLSEQPKVSA, from the coding sequence ATGACAAACGACGACATCAGCGTCATCGCCGGCATCGACACCCACGCCGACACCCATCACGTCGCCATCATCACCAATTACGGCAAACACCTTGCCGATAAGAAGTTTCTGGCCGTGGGATCCGGCTACCGGGAAATCGCCGAATACATCACCCGGTATGGACCGGTGATCGCTGTCGGCGTCGAAGGAACAGGGTCCTACGGTGCTGAATTGACCCGGGTCTTGATCCACGAGGGCTTCGAGGTGAAAGAGGTCAACCGGCCCAATCGCCAAGCCCGACGCATCCACGGCAAGTCCGATCCGCTAGACGCCTACCAGGCCGCCGAATCTGTCCTCGCCCAGCGCGGCACCTCTACACCAAAAGCCCGCGACGGTAACGTCGAAGCCCTCCGGGTGCTGCGCACCGCGCGCACCAGCGCGATGAAGGCACGCACCGCGGTACTAGCGCAGATCAGCGCCGTACTGACATCTGCCCCAGAGAGTATCCGGGCCAAATATCGGGGCAAGACCAGCGAATCCCGTGCCAAAAGCATGGCCACCTCGCGCCCGACCGGAGACATCACAGACCCCCTCGTCGCGACCGCCGTCACGCTCAAACGCATGGCCGCCCGCCATGCCTACCTCACCACCGAGATCGATGACTGCGACGCCGAGCTCGCCCGCATTATCGCCGAGCACGCCCCAGCCCTGACCCTGATCAAAGGTGTCGGCACCGCCGTAGCCTCCCAACTGCTGGTCACTATCGGCGACAACCCCGAGCGCCTGACCACAGAAGCCCAATTCGCCGCATTGGCCGGCGTCGCACCGATCCCTGCGTCATCGGGCAAGACGACACGGCACCGGCTCTCCCGCGGTGGCGACCGCGCCGCGAACTCCGCGATTCACCGCATCGTTCTAGTGCGCATGGCGAAGGACCAACGCACCCAGAATTACGTCGTCAAACGCACCAGCGAGGGCAAAGGCAAGAAGGAGATCATGCGCTGCCTCAAGCGCTACGTCGCCCGCGAAATATACCGCGTCCTGCAAAACCCACGGCCCGGCCTGCTAACCAACGACCTGCGTCCACGGCGCCTCGCGTTGCACCTCACCCAGACCGCAGTAGCACTCGAGCTGAGCGCCTGGCCCAAAGCCATCTCGCGCATTGAACGCGGCGCCACCCAAGATCGAGTCCTTTCTGAGCGCTACCGCACATGGCTCAGTGAACAACCCAAAGTCAGCGCTTGA
- a CDS encoding DUF5677 domain-containing protein — translation MNADADADADADAGVQVPMSERAISVLRQLVSIWDEVCETQVPVLEDGDWERGVSARVQVEHAVGLTRAVLILAEAGLRIESVPLVRLTLECAVTAVWLATTPGSGKASYYQSTKDFGTLNKALLDINNKGMDEDLVTEQIEEDIKALAAFRQKEAKVFIDRCGVVDSGVWLYAYYRLFSKTSHGGANLNDEYLADVGHSDLTPLGLAFKDPQSFSLWPITLGFQVTMLFHALQAWDRISSTRPRKAALGALSKEHHITLFDRLPH, via the coding sequence ATGAATGCAGATGCAGATGCAGATGCAGATGCGGACGCGGGTGTGCAAGTGCCGATGAGCGAGCGAGCAATCTCTGTCCTACGGCAACTCGTCTCGATTTGGGATGAAGTGTGCGAAACGCAGGTCCCCGTCCTCGAGGACGGGGATTGGGAACGAGGCGTATCGGCCAGAGTGCAGGTGGAGCACGCTGTTGGGCTCACCCGCGCCGTCCTCATCCTTGCTGAGGCCGGCCTAAGAATTGAATCCGTGCCACTCGTCCGACTTACGTTGGAATGTGCCGTTACGGCTGTCTGGCTGGCAACTACTCCCGGCTCCGGGAAGGCTAGCTACTACCAGTCGACCAAGGATTTCGGCACCCTGAACAAGGCCCTGCTTGACATCAACAACAAAGGAATGGACGAGGACCTCGTAACAGAACAAATCGAGGAAGACATAAAGGCGCTAGCGGCATTCCGCCAAAAAGAAGCAAAGGTGTTTATCGATCGATGCGGAGTGGTCGATTCCGGCGTTTGGCTCTACGCGTACTATCGCTTGTTTTCAAAGACTTCACACGGCGGGGCGAATCTCAATGATGAGTACCTTGCCGATGTCGGCCACAGTGATCTGACACCGCTGGGTCTTGCTTTTAAGGACCCGCAGTCCTTCTCACTCTGGCCGATTACCCTCGGCTTCCAAGTCACAATGCTATTTCACGCACTTCAAGCGTGGGACCGGATTAGTAGCACACGACCCCGCAAAGCCGCGCTCGGCGCCCTCAGCAAGGAACATCACATCACGCTCTTCGATCGTCTTCCGCACTAA
- a CDS encoding IS110 family transposase, with product MIENYDSVDVFIGVDVGKGEHHAAALDRSGKQLFDKALPNEEAKLRSLIGQLKRHGRVLFVVDQPATIGALPIAVAQAEDVLVAYLPGLAMRRIADLHAGEAKTDAREAAIIAQAARTLPHALRSLQLADEQVAELSMLCGFDDDVVGQITATSNSIRGLLTQIHPALERALGPHLDHPAVLDLLQRYPSPAALKAAGPARLGNRLVKLAPRMGRRLADEITRALSEQTVIVTGTNASSIVLPRLAEQLAALRRQRDEIAVEVERLVEAHPLHPVLISMPGVGIRTAARVLTEVSGKDFATAGHLAAYAGIAPVTRRSGTSIRGEHPSRRGNKILKRTPFLSAFATLRDPVSRAYYDRKIAEGKRHNQALIALARRRCDVLYAMLRDGTLYQAGQQLTA from the coding sequence ATGATCGAGAACTACGACAGCGTTGACGTCTTCATCGGCGTGGACGTCGGCAAGGGAGAACACCACGCGGCCGCCCTCGACCGGTCGGGCAAGCAACTCTTCGACAAGGCCCTGCCCAACGAGGAAGCCAAGCTGCGGAGTCTGATCGGGCAGCTGAAACGACACGGCCGAGTGCTGTTCGTCGTCGATCAACCCGCGACGATCGGCGCCCTCCCGATCGCCGTCGCCCAGGCAGAAGACGTGCTTGTCGCCTATTTGCCGGGCCTGGCGATGCGGCGGATCGCGGACCTACACGCGGGCGAAGCGAAGACCGATGCCCGGGAAGCCGCGATCATCGCGCAAGCAGCCCGGACCCTCCCACACGCACTCCGGTCGCTGCAGCTCGCCGACGAGCAGGTCGCGGAGCTCTCCATGCTCTGCGGTTTCGATGACGATGTCGTCGGCCAGATCACGGCCACCAGCAACAGCATCCGCGGCCTCCTCACCCAGATCCACCCCGCGTTGGAGCGAGCCCTCGGCCCGCACCTGGACCACCCGGCCGTGCTCGACCTCCTGCAGCGCTACCCCTCACCGGCCGCGCTGAAGGCTGCGGGCCCGGCCCGGCTCGGCAACCGTCTGGTCAAGCTGGCACCGCGGATGGGGCGCCGCCTCGCCGACGAGATCACCCGGGCGCTGAGCGAGCAGACCGTCATCGTCACCGGCACCAACGCGAGCAGCATCGTGCTCCCGCGGCTGGCCGAACAACTCGCCGCACTCCGCCGCCAGCGCGACGAGATCGCCGTCGAGGTCGAACGGCTCGTAGAGGCTCACCCTCTTCACCCCGTCCTGATCAGCATGCCCGGAGTCGGGATCAGGACCGCCGCCAGAGTCCTCACCGAAGTCTCCGGGAAGGACTTCGCCACCGCCGGCCACCTCGCCGCCTACGCCGGAATCGCGCCCGTCACCCGGCGCTCCGGCACGTCAATCCGCGGCGAGCACCCCTCCCGGCGCGGGAACAAGATCCTCAAACGCACCCCGTTCCTGTCAGCCTTCGCCACCCTCCGCGACCCGGTCTCCCGCGCCTACTACGACCGCAAAATCGCCGAAGGGAAACGACACAACCAAGCCCTCATCGCCCTCGCCCGCCGACGCTGCGACGTCCTCTACGCCATGCTCCGAGACGGCACCCTCTACCAAGCCGGCCAGCAACTCACCGCTTGA